The following proteins come from a genomic window of Lolium rigidum isolate FL_2022 chromosome 5, APGP_CSIRO_Lrig_0.1, whole genome shotgun sequence:
- the LOC124658096 gene encoding uncharacterized protein LOC124658096, translating to MLVRQLARESRWKRCPSCKMYVERIDGCNQMTCRCRFRFCYRCGRPSYRGQVGATGLEPCRCNDAGLAFAMAHLHQAHPNLVDQAMQLPPVDPLDPPPAPEVVLNQQAVWDEDELVEYNWD from the exons ATGCTCGTGAGGCAGCTCGCGCGCGAGAGCCGGTGGAAGCGGTGCCCGAGCTGCAAGATGTACGTCGAGAGGATCGACGGATGCAACCAGATGACATGCAG GTGCCGCTTCAGGTTCTGCTACCGGTGCGGGAGGCCCAGCTACAGGGGCCAGGTGGGAGCAACAGGGCTGGAGCCATGCAGGTGCAACGACGCCGGGCTCGCCTTCGCCATGGCGCATCTCCACCAGGCTCACCCCAACCTTGTCGACCAAGCCATGCAGCTGCCGCCCGTGGACCCCCTGGACCCGCCCCCGGCGCCGGAGGTCGTCCTAAACCAGCAGGCCGTGTGGGACGAGGATGAGTTAGTGGAGTACAACTGGGATTAG